In Chitinophaga sp. HK235, a single window of DNA contains:
- a CDS encoding KamA family radical SAM protein, whose translation MITTRSAYSYQSITLQNFRKVEQVKNYLSEDQMRSIEVIGNVLPFKVSNYVIEELIDWSNIPDDPIFQLTFPQRGMLADDFYHTMDKALSANLSKSDLNKIACDIRYQLNPNPSGQKKNVVSLDDVTLNGIQHKYKETLLFFPSNGQTCHAYCTFCFRWSQFVGMEDLKFSMQEGEMLVKYLHEHPEVSDVLFTGGDPMTMSAKKLETYIAPILDSPGHGLETIRIGTKVLGYWPYKFLTDKDADDTLRLFDRVIKSGYHLALMAHFSHPVELSTPAVQSAIKRILSTGVQIRTQSPILNHINNKSEIWRRMWKEQVRLGCIPYYMFVARDTGARDYFAVPLEEALSVYNKAYQHISGLGRTVKGPSMSTDYGKIELLGINELEGEKVFTLRFIQGRNASWVKEPFFAKYNPNAIWLDDLEPAFNKESFYFQKDQSNVQSVQLI comes from the coding sequence ATGATTACAACAAGAAGCGCATATAGCTATCAAAGTATTACCCTGCAGAATTTCAGAAAGGTGGAACAGGTGAAAAACTATCTTTCTGAAGATCAGATGAGATCTATTGAGGTAATTGGTAATGTGCTGCCCTTTAAGGTCAGTAATTACGTGATTGAAGAACTGATTGATTGGAGCAATATACCCGATGACCCGATTTTTCAGTTGACATTTCCGCAACGGGGAATGTTGGCAGATGACTTCTATCATACCATGGACAAGGCGCTTTCCGCCAATCTCAGTAAGTCTGATCTGAATAAAATCGCCTGTGATATCAGGTATCAGTTAAATCCCAATCCTTCCGGACAAAAGAAGAATGTGGTTTCGCTGGATGATGTGACTTTAAACGGTATACAACATAAGTATAAGGAAACATTATTGTTCTTCCCCAGTAACGGTCAGACCTGCCATGCCTATTGCACTTTTTGTTTCCGCTGGTCCCAGTTCGTGGGCATGGAAGACCTGAAGTTTTCCATGCAGGAGGGGGAAATGTTGGTGAAATACCTGCATGAGCATCCGGAAGTATCTGATGTGCTTTTCACTGGTGGCGACCCCATGACCATGTCTGCCAAAAAGCTGGAAACGTACATTGCCCCCATACTGGACTCTCCCGGGCATGGACTGGAAACCATCCGTATAGGAACGAAAGTGCTGGGTTATTGGCCCTACAAGTTTCTGACGGACAAGGATGCTGATGATACATTACGTTTATTCGACCGGGTTATTAAAAGCGGATACCATCTGGCGTTAATGGCTCACTTCAGCCACCCGGTGGAGTTGTCGACGCCTGCCGTACAAAGCGCTATCAAACGTATTTTAAGTACCGGTGTACAAATCAGGACACAATCCCCCATTTTAAATCACATTAACAATAAGTCGGAGATCTGGAGACGCATGTGGAAAGAGCAGGTAAGACTGGGTTGCATACCCTATTACATGTTCGTTGCCAGAGACACCGGCGCGAGGGATTATTTTGCTGTACCGCTGGAAGAGGCGCTGTCTGTGTATAACAAAGCTTATCAGCATATAAGCGGACTGGGAAGAACGGTAAAAGGCCCCAGCATGTCCACTGATTATGGTAAAATAGAACTGCTGGGCATCAACGAACTGGAGGGAGAGAAAGTATTTACCCTGCGGTTTATTCAGGGAAGAAATGCTTCCTGGGTGAAAGAACCCTTCTTTGCCAAATACAACCCCAACGCCATATGGCTGGATGATCTGGAGCCGGCCTTTAATAAGGAAAGTTTCTATTTCCAGAAAGACCAGTCCAATGTGCAATCTGTACAATTAATATAA
- a CDS encoding TauD/TfdA family dioxygenase translates to MNLPFTIQPDVQHPHEFISYYKEHEAYIESVLTSHGAVKFRNVAIKSANDFQHIVNAISTQFLNYVNGNSPRKKLSEHVYTSTEYDQTQEITMHNEMSYSASWPEKLYMSCIRVAETGGETLLADSREILRIMNPGVVEAVKNKKIRYIRNLHGGNGFFGKSWQETYETDDKKLVEEYLKASQIDYRWENDNSLKIVQLREGVNLHRKTKEMVWFNQIEHFHPCHLGDEIYEVIKSMYASPLDYPMYVQYGDGTDIDVEVIKEIKAIIAGVTLAPKWDENEFMIIDNEIACHGRSPFTGERLVLVSMS, encoded by the coding sequence ATGAATTTACCTTTTACCATTCAACCGGATGTGCAGCATCCTCATGAATTCATTTCCTATTATAAAGAGCATGAAGCTTATATTGAAAGCGTGCTTACCAGCCATGGCGCGGTGAAGTTCCGCAATGTGGCTATCAAATCGGCGAATGACTTTCAGCATATTGTCAACGCTATTTCCACGCAATTCCTGAATTATGTAAATGGGAACTCCCCGAGGAAAAAGCTGTCTGAGCATGTTTATACTTCAACAGAATATGATCAGACACAGGAAATCACGATGCACAACGAAATGTCCTATTCTGCCAGCTGGCCGGAAAAGCTCTATATGAGCTGTATCAGGGTGGCGGAAACCGGCGGCGAAACCTTACTGGCAGACAGCCGGGAAATTCTCCGGATCATGAACCCCGGTGTGGTGGAAGCCGTGAAGAACAAAAAAATCCGCTACATCCGGAACCTGCACGGCGGCAATGGTTTCTTCGGCAAATCCTGGCAGGAAACCTATGAAACGGACGATAAAAAATTGGTGGAAGAATACCTCAAAGCTTCGCAGATCGACTATCGCTGGGAAAATGATAATTCTCTCAAAATCGTACAATTAAGAGAGGGCGTGAATCTCCACAGAAAAACCAAAGAAATGGTCTGGTTCAATCAGATAGAACATTTCCATCCCTGTCATCTGGGCGACGAAATATACGAAGTGATCAAATCCATGTATGCTTCTCCACTGGACTACCCGATGTATGTGCAGTATGGCGACGGTACCGACATTGACGTGGAGGTGATCAAAGAAATCAAGGCCATCATCGCCGGTGTGACTTTAGCCCCTAAATGGGATGAAAACGAATTTATGATCATCGATAACGAGATCGCCTGCCATGGCAGGAGCCCTTTTACAGGAGAACGGCTGGTACTCGTTTCCATGTCCTGA
- a CDS encoding non-ribosomal peptide synthetase produces the protein MDKRLIHTLFERNAILKGDNIAVQTETHTRNYQELNIDANRLASLLSARHIKKGDIVAVFPEDPLLQLVSLLALFKSGAIYLPLDKKYQQNHWQELYENMQPKAIILSEENRGLLDKYNALFEYVIPEVIVASTDANGQLSYTLLEYRSGEYKPVSDDVVLSTENPVVELDGDDSNYIFFTSGSTGKPKAVLGKHKSLSHFIHWVFGEFDITEKDRIGLTASFSFDASMHDIFVAFSTGATLLVPKRETKEDIVRLQQWVSTNEISVLHIVPTLFRLLALKINPDSFADTPHLPHLKYIFLAGEKLFQKDVVNWRNKYGLNTTLINLYGTTETTNLSTFYVIEDTLPETAAEVFCVGKPISNTAILVLNDGNELCRINEEGSVYIKTPFTTKGYFNNPEQTAQRFVQNPLTTKEDIIYKTGDYGKYDADRNIVILGRQDDVVKLNGVRIDMSYIERTMLSLENIRAVKCLLYQPDTDVDSTLVCFYTSPEPMDELLRVHCGKFLSGYEIPSFFAHVEKFPVNANGKIDADYLRNSIAARLTAEKGDAGFQNDMEKKLAALWAGVLGNKNIGAEDNFLALGGTSIKQILLISKIRLTFGFNVTFEDLFAHPTIRAQANLLSSLLDQREAKDEDRILPVSQEGNTYGVSNEQLRIWATAQSEAESVAHNMSHAYDVYGEFNVDLFRQVLRDIVRRHEALRTSFATNSEGEVVQVITDEVNIDAAFEYVFGGRYLTESEIKFYLKSFSQFAFNLSNAPLFRVALIRTSEDSFILATVMHHIIGDQTSNQVIMNEVMQLYEGYRSKIPVTLNEIKVQYKDYTHWIRRKIADNKFQAERSFWKKHLEDVYQQPKWYDHSGSVDYTGAYYSQPFSDELVSDIRKYCANTNRNLMTVLVSALGMLINKMSGQTDVVIGTPVSLRNHPDLIGQVGLYLNLVPLRVRVNPQDHVEDVVKDTAGHQGKWMDYSFYPFDTIIDEFEQARRFNLIDRIDLYLNFINQEEEGKKVEGLDFVYRDREIKMSKFPVCFYVSNRKSQISIRIEYQVNIFKHKEIEKLYDRFCRCIRHILQDGDSKVSSISLIDKETIPTFRF, from the coding sequence ATGGATAAGCGACTGATTCATACCTTGTTTGAAAGGAATGCTATTCTGAAAGGAGATAATATAGCTGTACAAACGGAAACCCATACACGTAACTATCAGGAATTAAATATTGATGCCAACAGGCTGGCCAGCCTGTTGAGCGCCCGCCATATTAAAAAGGGAGACATCGTAGCTGTGTTTCCGGAAGATCCGTTGCTGCAGTTGGTTTCGCTGCTGGCTCTGTTTAAATCCGGCGCCATCTACCTGCCGCTGGACAAAAAATATCAGCAGAACCACTGGCAGGAATTGTATGAAAACATGCAGCCAAAGGCCATTATCCTTTCTGAAGAGAACAGGGGATTGCTGGATAAGTACAATGCCCTGTTTGAATATGTGATACCGGAAGTGATTGTTGCCTCCACAGATGCAAACGGACAATTATCTTATACCTTGCTGGAATACCGTTCCGGAGAATATAAACCGGTGAGTGATGACGTTGTTTTATCCACAGAAAATCCTGTCGTTGAACTGGATGGTGATGATTCAAACTACATTTTCTTTACATCCGGTTCCACCGGAAAACCGAAAGCCGTTTTAGGGAAACATAAGAGCCTGAGCCATTTTATCCACTGGGTATTCGGAGAGTTTGACATCACTGAAAAAGACAGGATAGGGCTCACCGCTTCTTTCTCCTTCGACGCTTCCATGCACGATATCTTTGTGGCTTTTTCCACCGGTGCAACGTTGCTGGTCCCCAAAAGGGAGACAAAGGAAGATATTGTAAGATTACAGCAATGGGTAAGTACAAACGAAATAAGCGTGCTTCATATCGTGCCTACTTTATTCAGATTGCTGGCATTAAAAATCAATCCGGACTCATTTGCTGATACTCCTCATTTGCCGCATCTGAAATATATATTCCTGGCAGGTGAAAAGCTATTTCAGAAAGATGTGGTCAACTGGCGGAATAAATACGGGTTGAATACCACGCTGATCAATTTGTACGGCACGACCGAAACCACCAATTTGAGCACCTTTTATGTGATCGAAGATACGCTGCCAGAGACAGCGGCTGAGGTGTTCTGTGTAGGGAAGCCTATCTCCAACACCGCCATACTGGTGCTGAATGACGGCAATGAACTGTGCCGCATAAACGAAGAAGGAAGCGTGTACATTAAAACGCCTTTTACCACAAAAGGTTACTTTAACAATCCGGAGCAAACCGCACAGCGGTTTGTGCAGAACCCGCTGACAACAAAAGAAGATATCATTTATAAAACCGGTGATTACGGTAAATATGATGCCGACCGGAACATTGTGATTTTAGGGAGACAAGATGATGTGGTAAAACTGAATGGCGTCAGGATAGACATGAGCTACATCGAGCGCACTATGCTGTCGCTGGAAAATATCCGGGCAGTGAAATGTCTGCTCTACCAGCCGGATACGGACGTGGATTCAACATTGGTCTGTTTCTATACATCTCCCGAACCTATGGACGAACTGCTCAGGGTGCATTGCGGCAAATTTTTGTCCGGATATGAAATCCCTTCCTTTTTTGCGCACGTGGAGAAATTCCCTGTCAATGCCAATGGCAAGATAGATGCGGATTATCTGCGGAACAGCATCGCAGCAAGATTGACAGCAGAGAAAGGGGACGCTGGTTTTCAGAATGACATGGAAAAGAAACTGGCAGCACTATGGGCGGGTGTGCTGGGCAATAAAAACATTGGCGCTGAAGACAACTTTCTGGCGTTGGGTGGCACCAGTATTAAGCAAATTCTGCTGATTTCAAAGATCCGGCTGACGTTTGGCTTCAATGTAACATTTGAAGACCTGTTTGCGCATCCCACTATACGGGCGCAGGCCAACCTGCTGTCTTCATTGTTGGATCAGCGGGAGGCAAAAGACGAAGACAGGATCCTGCCTGTTTCACAGGAGGGTAATACCTACGGCGTTTCAAATGAACAATTAAGGATATGGGCCACCGCGCAGTCGGAGGCCGAATCGGTAGCGCATAATATGTCGCACGCCTACGATGTGTACGGCGAATTTAACGTGGATCTGTTCAGACAGGTATTACGCGATATCGTTCGCCGACATGAAGCGCTGCGCACCAGTTTTGCTACCAACAGTGAAGGCGAGGTGGTACAGGTAATAACCGATGAGGTGAACATAGATGCCGCATTTGAATACGTATTTGGCGGAAGATACCTGACAGAGTCGGAGATTAAGTTCTATTTGAAATCATTCAGCCAGTTTGCTTTCAATTTATCCAATGCACCGTTGTTCCGTGTTGCTTTAATACGGACATCTGAAGACAGTTTTATCCTCGCCACTGTTATGCACCACATTATCGGTGACCAGACCTCCAATCAGGTTATCATGAATGAAGTGATGCAACTGTATGAAGGCTATCGCAGCAAAATACCGGTGACGTTAAATGAAATTAAAGTCCAGTATAAGGACTATACACATTGGATCAGACGTAAAATAGCCGATAATAAATTCCAGGCGGAGCGGAGCTTCTGGAAGAAACATCTGGAAGATGTTTACCAACAGCCCAAATGGTACGATCATTCCGGTTCGGTGGATTATACCGGCGCCTATTATAGCCAACCCTTCAGCGACGAGCTGGTATCGGATATCCGGAAGTATTGTGCCAATACGAACCGGAATCTGATGACCGTGCTGGTGTCTGCACTGGGTATGTTGATTAATAAAATGAGCGGTCAGACGGATGTGGTTATCGGTACACCGGTTAGTTTGAGGAATCATCCCGACCTGATCGGGCAGGTGGGACTATACCTGAATCTGGTGCCTTTAAGAGTCCGGGTTAATCCGCAGGATCATGTGGAAGATGTAGTAAAAGATACTGCCGGCCATCAGGGCAAATGGATGGACTATTCATTTTATCCTTTCGATACTATTATCGATGAGTTTGAACAGGCACGGCGCTTTAACCTCATCGACCGGATCGATCTCTATCTGAATTTTATCAACCAGGAAGAAGAAGGGAAAAAGGTGGAAGGGCTGGATTTTGTTTACCGTGACCGGGAAATTAAAATGAGCAAATTCCCTGTTTGTTTTTACGTGTCCAACCGAAAATCCCAAATATCTATCCGGATAGAATATCAGGTAAACATCTTTAAACATAAGGAAATCGAAAAGCTGTACGACCGTTTTTGCAGGTGCATCCGGCACATTTTACAGGACGGCGACAGCAAAGTCAGCTCCATCAGCCTGATTGACAAAGAAACGATCCCTACGTTTCGATTCTGA